Proteins encoded together in one Sphingomonas radiodurans window:
- a CDS encoding 3'(2'),5'-bisphosphate nucleotidase CysQ, translated as MDDLAAAIAAVTREAGQLALAHYQTDFARWEKAPGDPVSEVDLAVNKLLRARLSALLPDAGWLSEETADRPDRLACERLWVVDPIDGTRDYIRGRPGWAVSVALVEHGRAVIGVLDAPARDEVWLAQAGRGATLNGRALAASTRDTLNGARVPTDALPKMSIELTRVEKPNSIALRMAMVADDRADLAATLRWGHEWDIAAAALIAIEAGGLATDALGGALVFNKPSPQAFGVITSSRGIHAAAVDWLSERARAILGA; from the coding sequence GTGGATGATCTGGCGGCAGCGATCGCGGCCGTCACGCGGGAAGCCGGGCAGCTCGCGCTGGCGCATTATCAGACCGATTTCGCGCGGTGGGAGAAGGCGCCGGGCGATCCGGTTAGCGAGGTCGATCTCGCCGTCAACAAGCTGCTGCGCGCGCGGCTGTCGGCGCTGCTGCCCGATGCGGGCTGGCTTTCCGAGGAAACCGCCGACCGGCCCGATCGGCTGGCGTGCGAGCGGCTCTGGGTGGTCGATCCGATCGATGGCACGCGCGATTATATCCGCGGGCGGCCCGGCTGGGCGGTGTCCGTGGCGCTGGTGGAGCATGGCCGGGCGGTGATCGGGGTGCTCGACGCGCCGGCGCGCGACGAGGTGTGGCTGGCGCAGGCAGGGCGCGGCGCGACGCTGAACGGACGCGCGCTCGCGGCGAGCACGCGCGACACACTGAACGGCGCGCGCGTGCCGACCGACGCGCTGCCGAAGATGAGCATCGAACTGACGCGGGTCGAGAAGCCCAATTCGATCGCGCTGCGCATGGCGATGGTCGCCGACGACCGCGCGGACCTAGCGGCGACGCTGCGCTGGGGGCATGAGTGGGACATTGCGGCGGCGGCGCTGATCGCGATCGAGGCCGGCGGGCTGGCGACGGACGCGCTGGGCGGCGCGCTGGTGTTCAACAAGCCAAGCCCGCAGGCGTTCGGGGTGATCACCAGCAGCCGCGGAATCCACGCGGCGGCGGTGGACTGGCTGTCGGAGCGGGCGCGGGCGATTTTGGGCGCTTAA
- a CDS encoding HAD-IIB family hydrolase, with translation MKQLVAFDLDGTLAESKQAIQEDMGEALADLLGVAHVAVISGGDWPQFDKQVASRLPERADRAKLWLMPTTGTKLFTWRDDKWGSVYAELFTDEQKAKILKAFDESLEATGFVPEETWGERIEDRGSQITFSALGQQAPIHAKESWDPDFAKRKVIQADLKQRLPGLSINMGGATSIDITQEGVDKAYGLKRLRDESGIALDAMMFIGDAIFPGGNDYPAKELGLDTVRVRDPKETLSVIAAIVACQK, from the coding sequence GTGAAGCAGTTGGTCGCCTTCGATCTCGATGGAACGCTCGCCGAGAGCAAGCAGGCGATCCAGGAGGATATGGGCGAGGCGCTGGCCGATCTGCTCGGCGTCGCGCATGTCGCGGTGATCTCGGGCGGCGATTGGCCGCAGTTCGACAAGCAGGTCGCCTCGCGCCTGCCCGAGCGCGCCGACCGCGCGAAGCTGTGGCTGATGCCCACCACCGGCACGAAGCTGTTCACTTGGCGCGACGACAAGTGGGGCTCGGTCTACGCCGAACTCTTCACCGACGAACAGAAAGCCAAGATCCTCAAGGCGTTCGACGAGTCCCTCGAAGCGACCGGCTTCGTCCCCGAAGAAACCTGGGGCGAGCGGATCGAGGATCGCGGCAGCCAGATCACCTTCTCCGCGCTCGGCCAGCAAGCGCCGATCCACGCCAAGGAAAGCTGGGATCCCGATTTCGCCAAGCGCAAGGTGATCCAGGCCGATCTCAAACAGCGTCTGCCGGGCCTCTCGATCAACATGGGCGGCGCCACCTCGATCGACATCACGCAGGAAGGCGTCGACAAGGCCTATGGCTTGAAGCGCCTTCGCGACGAAAGCGGCATCGCGCTCGATGCGATGATGTTCATCGGCGACGCGATCTTCCCCGGCGGTAACGACTATCCCGCCAAGGAACTCGGCCTCGATACGGTGCGCGTGCGCGACCCGAAGGAAACGCTCAGCGTCATCGCCGCAATCGTCGCCTGCCAGAAATAA
- a CDS encoding BLUF domain-containing protein yields MFDEYGFPGDADVDPAAPTLYTFVYCSRAAEGVDEAEVHRLIEAAQRHNHDHGITGVLVFGSGVFFQWIEGPGAEVQKLIASLHGDPRHYDIVELDRSEDKRERLYPSWEMERVDADNIRAVLEDALDSAEEEHNIAALTRILAHLDTQPLDTLGRD; encoded by the coding sequence ATGTTCGACGAATACGGTTTCCCGGGCGACGCTGATGTCGATCCTGCCGCGCCGACGCTTTATACCTTCGTCTATTGCAGTCGTGCCGCAGAAGGCGTCGACGAGGCCGAGGTCCACCGGCTCATCGAAGCGGCGCAACGCCATAACCACGACCACGGCATCACTGGCGTGCTGGTGTTCGGCAGCGGCGTTTTTTTCCAGTGGATCGAGGGGCCGGGGGCCGAAGTGCAGAAGCTGATCGCGAGCCTGCATGGCGATCCGCGCCATTACGATATCGTCGAACTCGACCGGAGTGAGGATAAGCGCGAGCGCCTGTATCCAAGCTGGGAGATGGAGCGGGTCGATGCGGACAATATTCGTGCGGTGCTGGAGGACGCGCTCGATAGCGCCGAGGAGGAGCATAACATTGCGGCGTTGACGCGGATCTTGGCGCACCTCGATACGCAGCCGCTGGATACGCTCGGGCGAGATTGA